The genomic window CTTGGCCATATTTTTTATCGGCCATTTTTTCAAGTCCTGGAATCCCCGAATAATAAACAAGTAATAAAGCTATGAATGCTGGGCTAATGAATGCAATAAGAATATTAAATCCAGTTAATGCAGAAATGGCAAAGAGATAGACTCCTAACCAACAAAGAATTTCACCGTAATAATTAGGATGGCGAGAATATTTCCACAAACCAGTCGCAATCCATTTAGTTCTATTTTCAGGCTTATTTTTGAAAACAAATTTTTGATAATCGGCAATTGTTTCAATTAGAAAACCTTTAAGCCAAACAACAAATCCAATAATTGTTAATGCAGTAAGTTTTGTTTCTCCAACAGCGAAATATAATGCCGTTGGAATCATAATTATCCAGACGGTGGTACCTTGAAAGAGCCAAAAGCCAAAGAATCGAAAGAAATCTTCTCGAATACCGTCGAATCGTGCATCTCGAACCATTCGTTTAATTCGGCTATACATGTAAATTGCTAATCGAAACGACCATGCAGTAATCATAAGAAGCAGAATGAGTTTATGGGTAGTGTATTTGTTAAAGAAAAATAACAACAAACCTAATAAGAAAAACGTAGCAGCATAAGACATATCTGTTAATTTATCTGTTTTGTATGTAAAAGCTGGAATAAACAATACTATTTGAATAAGAATTGCAACAAACAAAGCTATGCCAATGATTGCCATACTAGCTTTTTTATTACTGCACCTTTTTAAATATTTCTTCTCTTATGACTCTCCTTAGAAGTGAAAACCTTTGATATTTGCTTGAGAAGAGTTTTTTGTATTTCTTTTTCTATTTTGATGAATTGCTGCCATATTTTGGAGTCTTTATAGATAACATGGCTCTTCACAATAGTGAAAAAGGTTACTTATGCAGAGCCGACTTCTGAAAAAGCTTTAAATATAACTTCTGTACTTACTTCCTATCTGATGGCAGATTATACGTATATAGCAACACAAGAAGGTCTTAAACAGGCATGTAAAATTTGGAGTGAAGAAGATACGCTTGCTATTGACCTTGAATGCGAGAATAATTTGCATCACTATGGCACGTTTATTTCTTTAATTCAACTCTCCACCCTTCGAGGACATTGGATAATTGATGTACTTACCTTAGAAACTATTGAACCTTTGAAAAAAATATTTGAAAATCCGAATATTCAAAAATTATTTCATGATGTGAGCTTTGATTTACGCATT from Candidatus Woesearchaeota archaeon includes these protein-coding regions:
- a CDS encoding DUF1295 domain-containing protein encodes the protein MAIIGIALFVAILIQIVLFIPAFTYKTDKLTDMSYAATFFLLGLLLFFFNKYTTHKLILLLMITAWSFRLAIYMYSRIKRMVRDARFDGIREDFFRFFGFWLFQGTTVWIIMIPTALYFAVGETKLTALTIIGFVVWLKGFLIETIADYQKFVFKNKPENRTKWIATGLWKYSRHPNYYGEILCWLGVYLFAISALTGFNILIAFISPAFIALLLVYYSGIPGLEKMADKKYGQ